DNA sequence from the Malus domestica chromosome 11, GDT2T_hap1 genome:
aattgtaATTTATATACGATTTATTGCCCGATTAGtgtttttgaattttatggCTACGTTAAATCTATGACCGATTTATTTGTGCATATTAGTCttctttttttaaatgataCTTAACTTTAAAGTGATATGTTTGACCCTATTACTCTTATTTGTACATACATATTAGCCTTTTTTTTAGATATAGAAAACGATCAATAAGATTACTTTACTGAAGCAATTCTCAAATTTAGTGAGATCATCATCAAGTCGATTGGACCGACATAAAATTTgaggaaaacaaaaatacaagAAGCCTCATACTTTTTGACAAAACTTGGCCCGAATAACGTAGTTTTATGTCATTACCTAAATTTTTCTCATTTCGGTGAGATTTCGCAAGAGTGTGCCATGCACGTTTCAACCTAAGACGaaccaaaaataacaaaaatgccATGGCAAAGCGCGAAGGAAATGGGGGAAGCAAAGAGGAACCAACTAGGAATTTAAGAATATCCACAAATGTTTATTTTATTCAGTTCTTAGGGTTAAGTGAAAGAGGATAATCCCAAGAAGTTCCCCAATTTTCCAATCCGTCGCTGTAACGATCGAATTATCTCGCGTTACCTTACAAGCAAACAGCACGCACAAATAACATTGGATTTTGTAACGCGGCGTTTTCCTTGAGCTCTTAAAAGTCCTCCTCTCAGCCTAGAAAACCAAACgctaccctctctctctctctctctctctccccctctagAAGTTTGAGCAGCAAAAGCACAAATCTTTGTGTTCTTCACCCGGTCCCCGTGTACAGGTAcatccactctctctctctctctctctctctctctctctctccctctccctctctttctgcCTCTCTCTTATGGgcaaggaaaaacaaattttGATATGTGATTAGAGTTGTTTCAGttgtaatttgaaatttttaccATAATTTTTGGTGAATTGTGATAGATTTTTAGTTGGAGTTGAAATCATTGTTTGCCCAGTTTTTGTTATGTGGAATTGGAGGTGGGTTTCGTGTTAAAGGTCAAGAATTTTGGTGTAATAGTACGGATTGAGTTTCAAAGTTGTGTGCTTTGTGCATCAATTGGTGAACGAATTTGATTGGTTCTGTTTTTTGGGTTCAAAGTTGAAAcaaaagtttcatgcttttgttGCATAGGTAGTAATGCATGTGAGTTCATACCAATTTTGTTGCATGAGGCCCGGATCATGCTTTAAATGGTGTGGTctgttggaaatttttaattacCTATTGCCTCATTTCTTGTTTGAGCATTTTAGTTTCTCATTTGGAATTGATAACAAAGGTCTCTTACAAGGTTAACGGGTTTTGCACCGATGCATTTTCGTTTAGTGTGTGAATCCACCCTAATCCAAATAGTTATGCATTAGCTGACAGTGGTGTATGCTTGAATGCTCGAGAATTTTCGGACCGACAACTAGTTTAATTGAAAGCTATGAGTTTTCTGATGTGTTAGAATGTGAGTAGTCTCGTACTGTGAGATATCTTTTATTACTTGTTAGATTTCTTGTTTTGAACATCGTTTATACAAGCTATTATATCTCAAAGTTCAAATTTCttaactttcattttgtttttgtaggaaTTTCTGCATAGAGAAGAGAATTGTTTTGCTTACGTCGCACTAAAACTGGTAAGTAACAGAGAGCAGTCATACTCTCATGCAGCTATTTTTTGCTATATCACAATATCAGCACGGTAACAAATCTCAGTGGCTGAGATTTCTGATGTTGGCATTCGTTTTCTTATCATGATTTGTGCAGAATTTGTTTTACCtcatattattttgtttttccataTCTACAACATTTAAGTTACATGATAGCGTGCGTTTGAATGAAGTACATTATGTTTCGACATTTTGAAACTTAACAAACGTTTTATGGTCTTCATGCTGTCATTTATGCACTGCAGGATACAAATGTAAAGGTCCTTTAGGATGTTTTAGCAGTATCATGAGGATGATAGATGCTTTTAGTAAATGaggacatttttttttcttttattttggggCTCGATGATAACGTTGGTGATTGAGAATCAGACCCATTTCACTTTTTGAGATTATGTTACACTGTGATTATCTTTCGTAGCAGTACATGCACATAAGGGCCTTGAAATTTGCAACACAATTGACAAGGTGATTTCTCATGTTGAGGTTTTGTTAGAAGTTTTTGTTGCAATTTGTGGCATTTATTTGCGGATTACTTATGAAGTTTGATAGAAAATACAGTGACCTTTATTGTGCACCTTCTTTGATCTTAATACACTGtcattgaaactttgattttgaAAATTCGAAATCGATATTCTCTTCTCGGCATAACCTCATATTTTGATGTTTCAGGTTGTTTTGCGGTGCTGCCCTAGAGTGGCAACAGTCAGCAGTGAAGGATCAACTGAAACAGATGAACTGTGATTATTATGTCTGAACAACTGATAGAAGGTCTCCCTGACGCTGTTGCCCTTAGGTGCCTTGCATGGGTTCCCTTCTATCTCCACCCCAAGTTGGAGCTTGTTTCTCGTTCCTGGCAAGCTGCCATTCATAGCGCTGAACTTTTTAGAGTTCGACAGGAAGTTGGCTCATGTGAGGATCTATTATGCGTGTCTGCTAATGAACCAGATAATCTATGGCAACTATATGACCCTCGTCGAGACCTTTGGATTACACTTCCTGTTCTCCCctctaaaataaaaaacctttcCAACTTCGGCACTGTCTTTACTGCTGGAAAACTGTTTGTTCTTGGTGGTGGCAGTGATGCTGTTGACCCACAGACTGGTGACCATGGTACCTTTTCAACCAGTGAGGTTTGGTCATACGATCCTGTAACCAGGCAATGGACTCCACGTGCATCTATGCTTGTTCCTCGTGCAATGTTTGCATGCTGTGTTTTAGGTGGAAAGATTGTTGTTGCAGGGGGTTTAACCAGCTGCCGGAAATCAATCTCTCTAGCAGAAATGTATGACCCTAACAAAGATGTGTGGGCTCCAATTCCTGATCTGCATTTATCTCATAATTCAGTATGCTCGGGGATAGTGATTGGAGAAAAGATGTATGTCTTACACAGGGGTTTATCAACGGTGCAAGTCTTCGACAATGTTGGGCGTCAATGGACGGTAGAGGATTATGGTTGGCAACAGGGTCCAATGACAGTCATTAAGGATGCACTCTATGTGATGAGCCATGGAGTAATCTCCAGACAAGACAGAGAATCATCAAAGGTATTGGTTTCGGCTTCTGAGTTCAGTGGCAGAGTTGGGTTTGCAATGGCTGGACTAGGAGATGAAATTTATGTGATTGGTGGGGTGATTCTCTCTGAACATGGGACCTCGGAAATCAAGCAAATATCAGACGTTGATGTTCTCACGATCGGAGATGAAAGACCAACTCGGCGCCAGGCTGCTCCAATGACACGGTGCAAAGGAAGCGTTTATGGTTGTGCACAGTTGAGAATTTAGGTCTCATTTGTTCTGGTCGCCATTTGTTGTTGTGTTTTCGTTCCTGCTAGAAGGAATTGGCGTTATGCCAGCTGCCTTTTTGTTGTTTCGTTCCTGCTAGAAGGAATTGGCCTTATGCCAGCTGCCTTTTTGTTATCGTCGGTCGGCCTTGTGTCACAATACGATCATCGGCTTGTGCTCCCCTCGGAACTCTTATATCCGAAGTTAGGCCGAAGCGCCGGTGGAAGAGGCGACAGTTCAGTGGTACAAGAATTATATGAACGAACGATCTCATGGACCAAGCacttgttttcttcttccttcataATCTTCTTGTATGTCTCTCTCTGCTTCTTATATAAATTTCTTTCATTCATGTTTATTTGATGGGGCAACCTGTGTTGTTCAACAAGTCATTTATAGAATgtgatctatatatataaaaaaatcatatcaATCCATTTTCCTAGTTTGTTTGATTATATAATTATGATACGCTGATCCAACGTGATGCCAATCAAACCAAGgacgtttttggatgaatctAGGGAGTTTCCCGCACGTAGGCAAGTACTGATCCCTTGAGCTGGGTCAGACCCCATTCGGAGGGCAAGCTCTCCCATTGTTGGCTTCTCCATTCACAAGGCTTGAACTCAAGACCTTGCTTAAGGGAAACAAGCTCATTACCACTTGAACCACCAAGCATTGGTGAACCGAGGACATTAAGTTGTACTACAAAAACGAGAAAAATAGGGGTAGAGACACCTTAACCGCTTCAATAGTAGACCAACTCTTACATTAGCACGAAGGGGACTGTAATTATGGTCTTGTCTGACTCCACATTGGCCTCGCTTTGTGTCaaagagagatttttttagtgCGTTGGGAACGCGGCTCGGTACATTTagtgtaataatataattggttgaaaacttgaaaaaataAGTTCCCAACCAGTATTTAATACTTGGTGTATCAAGGACCGTGTTTCCGTCATACTGAAAATTTCTTCCACACTAGAGCAATTGTTCTACTAAAGTGTTTCTTTTGTTgcttttattattaaaaatgtGAATATAATTAATCAAAACTTCATTTGCTTCTCTAAAACCGCTTATCGGAAATATTTTTGGTTAttagaaaacacttttaacctCTCAGAAATAATCTAATTGCAACCGCTTATCCGAAATACTTTTGGTTAttagaaaacacttttaacgTAGTTTCAATCACTACTTCAAACCCGTTATTTTAATGGGCCATTGGGCCCAAATACAATTAGATAGGCTTTCTACGAACCCAAAAGATAAACCCCAATTTTGGTGTCGAAACTCAAAACCCTGAAGAGGACGAGCGCCAACCAGAGCCGTCTCTGAGCAACAATGgaggacactccgatggaaaaCGGTGAgaccaacaaggattctgaGGTGGCCCCAGCCTTAATTGCCGTCCACCCCACCCATAGCTCCGTCGCAGTAGCAGTCGGGTCGGACCTCCGTGTCTTCGACCTCCTGTAAGTTATTTCCCTTTGTCTCTGTGCATTGTTCCTTTGGATTCTAAAAATTGGCCCCATTGAAATGCAATACGATTCAACTGTGAGTCCCTGAAGATTGAAACGGCGTCGGTCCCTTTGTATTTTGAATTGTACATGTAGAACAGAGTGTCAGTTTTGGTcaagttttgaactttatgcTATCTTTGGATTTGAGTAATTTGTCAGGAAAATTGGAAGTTGTAAATTCAGTTTCTTGTTGTAATTTAATACTTAATTAGCtgtttttatgtgattttatgaggaaattaatcaattttaGCAAAATAACTGCTTAATCTGATGTTTGTTTGACAGTGGGGGTTGTGCGGTTTCTTTGGTAGATGATTCTGGTAGTTCTCTTCATAAGGATTCGATAAGAGCCATTCGCTACGGAGCAGACGGGAAGCTATTTGTGTCGGCTGGTGATGATAAAACCGTCAAGATATGGTCGACTGAATCTTGGCGCTGCATTACCACTGTGTAAGTTGTTTGAAACTCCCATGACATTTGTACCCTTATGAGTCGTTTTGAGGATCATATCATCGAAATCATACGATATTatttccgcttatctttttatAGGTGCTCGGAGAAAAGAGTGAGTGCAGTTGCCATAAGCAGTGACGGTTCCTATGTTTGTTTTGCTGACAAGTTTGGGGTTGTTTGGGTTGTGGATGTGGATGTGTCTGATGGAAATCAAGCTTCCGTTAATATGAAGGCAGCACCACTGCTTTCTCACTATTGTAGCATCATAACAAGCCTGGTGATTTATTTTCTGCTGCTCAGGATTTATTTGTTTCTTACTCTCACGTAAATACTAATGGTTCTTCTTATATTGTAGGTGGACATTGTTTCTATGACCACCAGATATTCATGAGATGAGTAGTAATTAACATTGTAATTTTGGCAGGAATTTTCACCAGATGGACGGTTTTTTGTTAGTGCTGACCGGGATTTCAAAATTCGAGTAATCCAGCATTACAACCCTTTCAGTAATCTGATAGCTACATTTGCATATAGTTTacatgatttttcttatggcaGGTTACAGTGTTTCCCAATAAGCCTTTAGATGGAGCTCACGAGATACAAAGTTTCTCCCTTGGTCATACAGAGTGGGTGGCTATTTATTCTGTTATAAGACAGCAGACAAACTATATCGATAATGAACAAGCTTTATGCAAACAATTGTACTTGCTATGTTCTTAGTCAGGGATTTCCTTTAAACTTCAACTCGATATGCACAAAACATGCAGTGAACTCAAAATTAAATAGACAGGCCTTGGTGTTTCTTATTAAGTTTAGCAATTCGACATAAAACATGTTTAGGAAATCTTCTTGCAACTAAACTTTCACTTATCTTCACTTTTTTGCATCTATTGGCAGGTTTGTTTCATGCCTTGCCTTTGTTTGCACTCAGGAATGCCTCCAGGGGTTTCTTGTCTCTGGAAGTGGTGATTCGACGGTAAGTAATCATAGTAACACTTGGTCTTTGAATTTCTTCTGCATGCATCTTGTGTACGGTAGAGTAATTGATCCACGTTGAGTTTTCAGGTTCGTCTATGGGATATTTCTTCGGGATCTCTCCTAAACACTTGTGATATTAGGGAAAAGGTACTTCAATAGTTCTAAGTTTCCTCCTCTTTGTTCTAAAATTTTCCTATTTCTCTAGCTGATACTTACTAGCAGTATGATAGTCTTGTAATTTTCTGTTGGCATGCTTTTTACTTGATTTCATTCTGAAGGCAGGACTTTTAGAATCCAAGGGAATAGAAGAGTGCTATGGGGCCGTTACCGATTTGTGCACCATCCCAGATAGCACCCTTGTTGCAGTGGCTGTTCAAAGGCAAGTTCCTATCTGTTGGATTTTGTGTCTATTTTTTCGTTGTGCGGTTGTCTGTTTATTTCATTGTCTTTATCCTCATTTGGTATTCCATTGTAGTTTGCAAGGAATAATATTGTTGAGCTGTGATCCTTCTGCGCAAACACTCCATGTGGCCAAGGTAAGGACCTCGATTAGTCAAGTAATTTGAACTGTAAGAATGCATCCGTATAAAACTACACTTTGACCTGTTATCAAGCAGCTGAAGTTGAATTCATTCACAAAATTTCTTTTCATCTTGCCTGACATTACCATTGATTTTGATCATTTGTCCTTCCTGTTAACCCCTTTATCCTAAGTGTTAACTACCTAATTAAATTAGCATGAAATATAGCTCCTCGGAGCTAAATTGCTGAAGATCTATACCAAGACATGCACATAAAGTAGACATTTGTATTTGGTGTGATTCGAACAGGTGGTTTCTATCGAGGGGGATGCCTTTATTCCGACAAGTTTGGGAACTAGCTCATCGTCAGGATTATTGTGGATGGTAACCGGTGCCTCTAACTTGCATGATTCTCAATACCCTTGTGTGGCCCGTGTCAAGGTTATCTCTGGCTTTAAGGAAAGCACTCCTGATTCAGTTGAGCACGGATCAATTGTTTTGAAAGACAATGAGATCCCCGGAGGTGAGAAATTGCTCGAGAAGTTGCAGGGAAGAGTGTCCTTTGACGAAAACTTTTTCTTGACAGCTGCTGAGGCTTTGAAAACATCCATGAGCAATTTGTTAATAAAAAAGCAGTACTCAACGGAGAAACGAGAGTTTAGAAAGAGAACCAGAAACGATAAGAAACTCAAGCAGTGATGGGATTCCTAAAACGTCAAAAGCTCCTCCGGAAACCGGTTTTGAGAAGCCCTATTGTGAACTACTTGTATTACTCTTAGCTTGTGTAACCCTAGTGATTGTTTTTCCGTATCTTtgtaagaaaatgattgtattGTTTTGAGATATTAGAAAATCTGTGCCTTTGCAAGTTGCGATCAACTTGAGCAGACAAGTATTTTGAGCAGGTTTGTATTCAAGTGATTGCTTTCAAGTTTTAACCTTCAATAATTGTTGCTTGGTCGAgttttggagagatttttcggtAGGCTTCACTCGCACCATCTGAAACCACTGTGGATCGTAGAAACCGAACACGGGGCTCATGGTTTTGTGAAAGTAAACTCGCATATGATGTGATCGGGGACCCCAACCGAAGTTTTCTTGAACAATTCCGATGCCTTAAATTTTGTCTGCAGCATGGTAGATCCTTGGTGGTATGGCCTACTACCTGCAACATCCAGAATATGGACCCACTTCAGGAAATGAACGAATTATTATCTTCATGTGTGACCACTACGGGGTGTCCCCTTCAGGTCCGTATTCCACAAGACATCTCTTGTATTAGATTTATGGTGCTGGTGAATCACATGATGGTGATCAGGAGGAAGTTGAATTGCCTCTGTGAGCCTTATCCGCTTCTGGAAAGGTGGACTAGCTTTGCGAAGGCACAAGCTGATtctctaaaataaaaaaataaaaaataaaaatttattttgaaggTGATTACGATGCAGATGAAATTAACTTTCCTGTTACGAAGTGGTGTCATCACCCTTATATATGTCTCTATTTCGTGTGTGACATGCAAGTTTCTTTTCATGACTAGCAATTAGGTTAGTGATTATCTCTTAGGATTAGGAAAGACTCTCTTATCCTAAGACGGTTTAGTTAAGTGGTTGTGCATTTCGACAACTAATTAGGTCTTCACAATCACAATACATAAGACAAATCCACCAGGTGTTATGAACATTTTGTAATTATCATCTTAATAAACCCCACAAGCATATCCTTACGCAGAAAGTTGATTATCTTAATTAATCAAAGGTGATTGATTATCCTAATGCATAACGTCATTAAAAGACAAAATTTGGACCCCATTTTTGCACTTCATTGCCCTCTTTCATTTCTCACCTTCCACATGGTAATGACAAATCATCACCTAAAAACAAATGGAAGACACCAGAAGGGATCACATAATCATGTCTTGGTAAATTAATTATCTACTTAAtccaacaaattttttttttctttttgcataaCTATATTGTCCTCCTTTTAAGTTTATCGAGGTTTTAATTTTCTAGCACTGCATCATTAGATTTTAAAATCACTCACTTTATGTCATTTAATTGTTTGATTGTCTGGTCATCGATAAACTGATGACGTAAcaattcataaattaaaataatttacataaacGGGTCGTACATATGTCACATTAACAATCTCACATATGATTATACAATCAAATTATAAAAGGCATAAATTGAAATAATTTTAGAAATGCAAAGATGCAATATACGAAATCTGAAACTCCATAAATTAGCTAaagaggtgtattcaattgagattttgagggattttaattcttttaatggaTTTAGGAGTATTCAATTATGATTTTAaagattctctgaaattcaatatgtattcaatcaggattgtaagatagtttattaaaatccttagaaatttgggtgtattcaattaagattttaaagaagtttaagtgtattcaattataatttgattttagagaatttgaaaaagttgaggaatttaagggaatttgagagatttcgtCGTGTAAATTAAgcattcacaaatctcacatctctccatgagatttcgagggaattgaatcaaaattttacatagaaTCGCTACAGATCAATTAAACTCCTTAAAGatccatgaatttataaattcattaaaatctctcaaattcttaaTCGAATGAGCatgtaaaatataatataatttttgcTTTGTGCCAGCAGTACAATCCTATCTTATGCATGAAAAGAAAATCATTGCCTTGAGGAATTGAGCAAAGTCAATAGATCAATTATGTATTGCATTTATCTTTCTTTCTTGCTCTCTCTAGAATTGAGGGTTGCCCAAAAAAATAATTGACTGACAACGTCATCTTGTTTGAAGACATGTTAGTGGTGCTTGGCAATGGTGAAAGTGACTCAAAACTTGTTTGATTGCAATCGTGGGATCATTTCCTCTCTCAAGTTTTACCCCCATCGATCAAGATATCTCAATCGGTTTGTTATCCATCACTACATTTTGGACGATGCCTCGTGTGTGCTACATTTACGTATTGCCACCTACCCCTTCCATATCATTGAACGATGGGAGTTATGCTATGGGAAAAATCTACGTCAACATCTCTCATCAAGTAGGATCGTGTTTGAAATGATCACTATAAGTGAAGAGCAAGATTTATAGTCAAGGGCGGATGTTTGGTACGGGTCTTTTCTGTGTTTATCAAGTGCTCAACAAGTTCTCTCTATATTATTCATTAAACTGTTTTGGCATATGTCGATATCAGTTGACATATGTGCACACATGATTTGATTGACAACAATGAGCCCACCAACTGTTCATCAAAATGCCTCTGTTAAtaaactggaaaaaaaaaattgtgcgcTTCGGGTTCTATTTCTATCTAAAAACTTATATTTAACATTAGGACACTCCAAGATTCAAATCCTGAATCAATCATTGTTTATAAGTATATATGGTTAATGTCACTGAAAAAACCTTTCGTGTTTCAAGTAATCGTAGACTAAAGAGTGCCCATTCCTAACTATTGATTCGATGTGAGACCAAAGCATTATCAACCTTATGTTTCGTAAAGATGACATATGCTTTAGAATTGTAGTAAGAAATGTGTTACACGATAAGATCTACTTTGATGCTAAGTTTACGTCACGATTTGTCAACCGACTCATACGATGAGTACTACATACAAAAAGGGTAAATAGTTTCAATTGTGCAGTAGATTCTCTCGTTTGCATTTTATTCAAAAGCTATGCAATCAATAGGCAACAGGGTGACCAAGTTAATACCCGTTACTAAATATTACCTCGAGGATAAAGATGTGATGTAGTAAATACTAAGATAGGGTAACTTTGTTGGGCATAAAGAGcattttctttgctttcttaTTTGTTGTGTCAACTCGGAAAAGACGTAAGCTGTTAAGCAaagcaaaatattaaaatcCACTCATACAAATCATAATGATTTTGTTTCCCATTTCTCTCTTGGATATTTCATCGCTGTGGAGCCCACTTTTTGACTGAAAACCCAAAACTTAGGCCTTAATGTTAGACCCGGCTCCATAGTGGGGCCCACGATTTACCTGagattgatttgtttttttgtgtAGTGAAAGATAAATCTACGGTCTAGTAATATTCTTAGGTAATCTTCTACGACAATGTGATCACAACCGACGAGTTTGCTCGCTGTATTTCTACCACTAATAAAGATGATGGTGGTAGCAATGCAATAGTACGGTCTAGCGATATTCTTACATAATATTTTGCGACGATATGATCACATCCAACAAGTTTGCCCATTGCATTTCTACCACTGATGAGGATGACAGCAGTAGAGATgcaaatatgtgatgagatgctcGCCTCCGGCGACTTTCATGCGATGATATGATAACTTCCAAGAAGTCCACCTCTCCATCGCCGATGAGGATAACGGCAAGCTGAAGATTGGTGAGACTGTTAGTTGGAGAGCAAGTACATAGCACAATCATTTTTCACCTTGTAAGcagtaaattttaaatttaactactattaaaaattatgaaatcgATACGTAATTATGATTGACCTGTAGTATGACATAGTTATTCTTACACGAACCTGGCTTCTCTGCCTCAGttcccatacactctcatcccctcttatttttgtggtcacggttaagccacgtcaacattttatatcactattattttttgtcttattatgtctataaaaaaattaatataaaatattgacgtgacttaatcgtgaTCGCACAAAATAGAAGGAATTGGAGTGTATGGAAACTGGAAGGGCAGAGAAGCCGGATCCATTCTTACACCGAGAAatgttgaaattaaaaaaaaaagaaaaaaaaagaaagcagGACCCCACATCTTATCTTCAGTCGAAGGCCCACACAGGTTTAACGTTTACGTAGCCAACGGCA
Encoded proteins:
- the LOC103448979 gene encoding uncharacterized protein is translated as MEDTPMENGETNKDSEVAPALIAVHPTHSSVAVAVGSDLRVFDLLGGCAVSLVDDSGSSLHKDSIRAIRYGADGKLFVSAGDDKTVKIWSTESWRCITTVCSEKRVSAVAISSDGSYVCFADKFGVVWVVDVDVSDGNQASVNMKAAPLLSHYCSIITSLEFSPDGRFFVSADRDFKIRVTVFPNKPLDGAHEIQSFSLGHTEFVSCLAFVCTQECLQGFLVSGSGDSTVRLWDISSGSLLNTCDIREKAGLLESKGIEECYGAVTDLCTIPDSTLVAVAVQSLQGIILLSCDPSAQTLHVAKVVSIEGDAFIPTSLGTSSSSGLLWMVTGASNLHDSQYPCVARVKVISGFKESTPDSVEHGSIVLKDNEIPGGEKLLEKLQGRVSFDENFFLTAAEALKTSMSNLLIKKQYSTEKREFRKRTRNDKKLKQ
- the LOC103448980 gene encoding F-box/kelch-repeat protein SKIP30, which translates into the protein MSEQLIEGLPDAVALRCLAWVPFYLHPKLELVSRSWQAAIHSAELFRVRQEVGSCEDLLCVSANEPDNLWQLYDPRRDLWITLPVLPSKIKNLSNFGTVFTAGKLFVLGGGSDAVDPQTGDHGTFSTSEVWSYDPVTRQWTPRASMLVPRAMFACCVLGGKIVVAGGLTSCRKSISLAEMYDPNKDVWAPIPDLHLSHNSVCSGIVIGEKMYVLHRGLSTVQVFDNVGRQWTVEDYGWQQGPMTVIKDALYVMSHGVISRQDRESSKVLVSASEFSGRVGFAMAGLGDEIYVIGGVILSEHGTSEIKQISDVDVLTIGDERPTRRQAAPMTRCKGSVYGCAQLRI